In Setaria italica strain Yugu1 chromosome IX, Setaria_italica_v2.0, whole genome shotgun sequence, the genomic stretch aaaacagactctgctgctgtttttctggactgttgttttcggacggtgaacagtaaacatcctttttctttttcttttctctgattcCTTTGAGATATTTAGCACTAATTcagttccaaatttttgatccctcAGTTCCAaatactcttacacttgtattccatgtgtttgacaaatttttctgaatttcaaatttgaaattcaaatttcgaccaaatttgaccaaatttgattttttttttgccaatttcttttctttttcttttggaattgCTTCTAATTTCTCAAAGTCATTGTAATGCCTcaaatggcagctgttacagttatcagcctcctgggactgataattggatcacatttagtttctacttatgtggggacgcttcactcTCCCCAGGGCGAaccaggccgcgcccgctcCACGGACACCGCCTCCCGCAGGAGGCAGGGCTCAGTCCGTTCACCGGCGCGTCAGcctcgtccgcgacgcccgcgacactcTGGACGCGcagaggcgctcccgcgcgaaCAGGAAGGAGAACGTGGACcacggctaccacgtccaccatGGTGGCCGCTAtgacagcgaagaagatcgtaacccgagccccgacccagcaGGACCCTgggccttctccgcacgcatcctGAACACGCCATTCCCGGcgcgcttcaggcagcccaagaacgtggccaagtactccggggagacgaaccccgggctgtggctcagcgactaccggcttgcgtgtcaggccggtggagcggacgatgacctgttcatcatccgcaacctcccactctttctggccgaaTCGGCGTGAGTCTGGCTGGAGCACATCCCTTCGAGTCGGATccgcagctggaacgacctgaaggagatcttcgtggggaacttccagggcacgtacatgcgccctggcaattcctgggacctccggagctgccgccaggggtcagacgagtccctctgggactacatccggcgcttctccaggaagcgcaccgagctctccaacctCGCGGACGCCAACGTCATAGGACctttcctggcaggaacttcctgccGACCCCTTATCCATGAGCTGGGATGCcaaggcccgcgaaccacggaggagctcctcaacatcgccaccagcttcaccTCAGGCGAAGAAGccgtcggagcgatcttcggccgctccaagggcaaggcgaagtgggaggaggacgccgacgagggcacctcccaccatcaacagaagaagaagaacaagcagcggtGCGAGGTTCCCCTCGTGGCCGTTGCTGAACGCAAGCGGGGACAGCCGCCCCTAGAGGGCACCCCCAGTTttttcgacaagctgctcgaggcaccgtgcccgaaccacgagttcccagtgaagcacgcctacaaggactgcaacctcatgaagaggtatttttgtaggcaacccagtaAAGGGCGACCGGAGATGGAAGCTCGATGAAGAGAAGAaggacgacgaggagaaggaagatggctttcccaaggtggacggctgcttcatgatcttcggcggaccggtggcttacgactccaagcgccaccggaagctggagcgccgcgaggtctacgcggccaaGCCTGCtacaccggccttcctcgactggtcgggatccgccatcacctttGACCGATCCGACCACCCGGGGCacgtcctgcagccaggacgctacccgctcATCATCGACCCTATCGTCGGCACCATgagcctcaccaaggtgctcatggacgggggTAGCAGCCATAACaacctctacgccgagactcttgacgccatggggattgaccgctcccgcctccgccccagcaaggcgccaTTCCACAGCATCGTGCCGAGGAaacaggcgatgcctctcgggcagatcgacctgcccgtcacctTCGGGAatccttccaactacaggaaggaggtcctcaccttcgaggtggtgggtttccatgaaacctaccacgccatcttggggcggccgtgctacgctaagtttatggccatccccaactacacctacctcaagctcaagctgccgagGCCCatcggggtcatcaccgtcggtacgtctttccagaaggcatacAAGTGCGACgtagaatgctgcgagtacgccgcagcgATCACCTTCACGGAGGATCCTGCGGTCCAGCTCGCAGAAACGctgaggaccagcccgactccaagcagtctgccacctccttcgaggcacCGAAGGAGTCAAGGAGGTCCCGCTcaaccccagcagctccgacgggCGGATCGTacggatcggcgctaccctatctaacaaataggaaagcgcgctcgtcgacttccctCACGCGAACAGCAACGttttcgcgtggaaaccctcagacatgcccggcatcccgagggaagtcgccgaggcTCCAAATCGGTGAAGCAAGGCCTGCgtcgcttcgacgaggagaggcgcaaggccatcggcgaggagctccagaagcttttggcagcCGGATTCATGAAAAAAGTGTACCACCCAGAGTGCCTAGCTAATTCTGTTCTTGTACgcaaaaagaatgggaaatggaggatgtgtgttgattataccggtctcaacaaggcgtgtccaaaggatctgTTTCCTTTTCCACGTATAGATCAGATAATCGACTCAACCGCCAGGTGcgaacccttagcttccttgacgcatattccggctaccatcagatcgtgatgaaagagtccgaccagctcgcgacctctttcatcatCCCTTTCGTCCCCTATTGCTACGTTGAGATGCTATTCGGCCTCAAGAACGCGgaggctacgttccagcgatgcaggcttaagtgtttcggggacctcatcgggcggaccgttaaggcttatgtagatgacatcgtagtcaagtccaagaggggcgaccagctcgtccccgacctcgaactagcctttcAAAGGctaagagacaagcgcatcaagctcaacCCTGAAAAGTGCGTTTTCGGGGTttcgaggggcatgctgctggaATTCATCGTCTCCATGCGCAGCATcaaagccaatccggagaaaaTAGCAGCCATCAGCGACGTGGGGCCGATTCGAAACATAGAGGGAATttagcgcgtcatgggatgcctggcggccctgagccgcttcatctcgcgtcTCAGCGAAcaggggctccctctctaccgactcctgaaaaagaccgaccgcttcgagtggaccaccgaggcccaggaggcgcttgaccggctcaagaacctcctgaCGAAAGCCCCGATCTTGGTCCCGCGAACCGACggggagcccctcctgctctacatcgcggcgaccactcaggtggtcagcgcggctctggtggtggaacgagagGAAGAGGGACacaccctcaaggtgcagcgcccggtgtacttcgtcagcgaggtcttgtctgAGTCCAAGGCtcgctacccgcagatccagaagctcaactacgccgtcctcatcacaaagaggaagtggtgccactacttcacctcccatccggaactaggacgccacgggacggatcgcgaagtgggcactcgagctcatggaccagggcatcacctacgcccccgtagagccatcaagtcccaagtACTTGCCGACTTTgtcgcagagtggacggagatccagacgccatccgcgccggagaagcaggagtactggacaatgtactttgactggtcgttgatgaaggcccgcgccggagcgggtctggtcttcatctctcctcttggcgtgcgcatgaggtacatgatccgtcTCCATTTTCTTGCATCTAACAATGTCATTGAGTatgaggccctcctcaacgggcttcgcatcgccatcgagctgggcatccgatGGCTGAACATCcgaggcgactctcagctagtcgtcgaacaagtcatgaatgagtggagctgccacgaccccaagatggcggcATACTGCGACAAGGTCCACAaactcgaggacaagttcgacggactggaactcaaccacgtcgcaaggcgtttCAACAAGGCAGCTGACGaactggcgaaggcggcatccggccgaaagcctatccccgacggcgtcttcgtcagcgacTAGTACGAGCCCTCCATCCGCTACAAAGAGCCGGGAAGGATCGGCGACGCGCCACCTACCCCAAACTCGGGCGCCGACCCGGGAGAGGTCGGaaacgcgccacctgtcccggactcaGGCGCCGACCCCGGAAGGGTCGGCGACTCTCCAACTGCCTCGGACACAGAGgccgacccctccgaccccgAAGTCATGGAGATTGAGGTGAACCTAGCAGAGGGGCCCGACtagagagccccatacctcgactacctcattcGCGAGACGCTCTCGGCGAACAAGACGGAGCCACGCAAGATTGCacgtcgcgccaaatccttcgtcatcatcgaccaggagctctacaaacggagccacaccggcatcctccagcgctgcatcccgatcgagcagggaaaggcatTGATACAGGATATCCACGCTGGggctgcggccaccacgccgcgccaagaaccctcgtcgagaacgccttccgacagggcttctactggccgatggcagtagccgacgccacccacgtggtgcgcacctgtgaggggtgccaattctttgcgcgccaaacccatctgcccgcgcaggcactctagaccatccccatcacatggtcgttcgcggtctggggactAGACCTCGTCGGACCtttcaagaaggcgcccgggggcttcacccacttgcttgtcgtcgtcgacaagttctcaaagtggatcgaggcgcGACACGTCACGCAGATCAAATCCGAGCAGGcagtacagttcttcaccgacatcatccatcgcttcggagtccccaactccatcatcacgaacaacagcacgcagttcaccgggaagaagttcctccagttctgtgatgaccaccacatccgagtggactggttgGCCGTGGCACATCCCCGCACGAATGGGCAGGTTGAAtgggccaacggcatgatactccagggtctcaagccacggatctttgaccgcctcaaaaagttcggcggccggTGGATCGCGGAGCTCCCCCGGTCCTATGGActctgaggacgacccccagtagggcgaccagcttcaccccgttcttcatggtctacgggtccgaggcaatcctccccacagACTTGGAGTATAGGTCGCCGAGAGTCAAGGCGTATGATGAACAAGGGAACCaagcatcgctcgaagacgcgcaagaccagcttgacgaagcgcgcgatgtggccctactacactcggccaagtaccagcaagccTTACGACAATACCACAGCCGTAAGGTACGAGGCCAAGCCTTCAACGTCAGCGACCTGGTGCTTcacctcgtccaggacaacagagaccggcacaagctgaccactccatgggaaggccccttcatcatcgcgcaagtactgcggccaggcacgtacaagctggcaacccctgacggacagatcttcaacaatgcttggaacatagagcagctaagatgcttctacccttagtttttgtttccaagttctgtacgtAAATACTTCTGTAACTTGTTTATTCAACGGAAAAGGGAATATTGAGTCGATCTCGTTCAAGTTTCGTAtcgaccctggctctgccccagggccgcatatccctcaggggctatcaggggctccggcccaagtcaCTTGACATCTTGTCAAAACGCCATTTCTTTCCGAACCGACCCTATTCCTAAACATTTGGgcgtgaaaaggagagagtgcacgaaTGGCattcaggcaagactgatcggactacgaaaaaacctacgccccagtggctacggtgccttcgcccATCAGCGCTTATTGACGCGCCCGACCCGCGCTCTAAACTTTCAaaacccaaaaaacaagaaagaggatcgaaaacttttttcaACAAgctatagaaaaggcctctggTGTCATAACAAAAGCAAGTTCAAAGTTgactaacatatttacatattttggGACATctaagcccgatacagctaactcgtcccCAGGTCCTCCGGcaggatggcctcatcctccagaagcttcgctaAGGCCTCCGCTGGGTTGAGCTACGACGCGTCGATCTCGAACAGCTCAGCCTCAGTgtagccggaggcgtaccccgctcatcccggcgaagttgattcCGGAGTAGTCGAAGCCGAAGACGCCGAAGGCCCGCCTCACGCCGACGTGAAGCGCCTCCCGAGAGATCTCATGGGCCCGCCGGTACGCCCCAAGGACACGAGCTGCCAACgaactcgtcccctccccctggaccacacCGAGGCTGTCGCAGACAACGCGGACCGCGTCCCGCAGGTTATCGTGCTCGGCGCGCTCCGCGTCGAGAACCTCCCTCAGCTGGGCGAGTTCATCTGTGAGGTCCGTCCACAGAAGtccaagtcagaaaccatcCCAAAGTAGCAAAAAACAAAAGAACGAGAAGAGCCTTACCCTCGGACCGagccttcagctcacgctcccggtcgagcccctaGGCCACGGTGTTCTAAAGCCCCTACACTTGCATGTGGTGCTGACTGACCTTCGCCCTGACCTCGGCCGCTACCTTCTCAGCCTCGACCTTCCAAGTTGCCTCGAAGTCCCGATCTTGCAAAGCCTTCTGCCGCTCACGTCGGATACGCTcgacggttttctgaagggcctcatagtcccccttcagccgtgcgagctcctcggcatcaaggtgGGCTTTCTCAGcagcagcctggaactcctcaagATCAAGGCGAGCCTTCTCGATGACGGCCTGGAACTTGtcctccgcccgccgcacgtcctcccgcgccgcctgctcACGCCTGCGCAGGTCGTCGATGACTTGCTGAGCAGCGGCGACCTGCGCAGTCAGCTTCCCAGTCCGCTTCCTCTCCGTAGAGAACCATTCCCAGAGCCCCTGCTCAAGCCGAAGGAAGTCGGACTTCCCCCGgctgcattcctggagggcctacaaaaTATTTTATGCTCAGCAACGGAGAGATAAGAGGAAAACAACCACCGAGGAGAACACCATACCTGGCCACCAGGGACAACGACGTCGTCCAGCTTCCCCATCGCGGAAGACAGGGCAGCGCGGACATTCGCAAGCCCGCCCTGCACCACCTACCACTTGCCCCACTCCTCGGCATCGTCCAGCACGAAGAGGGGTCTCTGCGGGTCATTGCGTAACCTCCAGCGCAGGGTAGGCCCACCCCACGCCCTGGGAACGGGATTGACCAGGATAAGGGTGGGAGCCGCTCTGGCtgcccccgacgccgccgccggggcagggGCCATCGCCTCTGACGTTGCCAGCCTCGACGACGGCCCCCGCACGTCCGCCACCGTCCCCGTCGTGGCTGCCGGAGCGGGCTTTCCCGTCCCTGCCGCCATCGCGGCCTCTGTCACAGCCGCCAGGGAAGGCATCCCTACCTCCGTCACGATCTCCGGCGCAGGCGttcccgcccccgccaccgtcAGCGTCTCCGTCGCGGCCGCTGGGGCaggcgtcctcgccgccgctgccgccgtctccGTCACAGTCGCTGGGGTAGATGTCCCTATCTTCGCCACCACCGCTACCCCCGTCGCAGCCACGGAGGTGGACGCCGTCTCCGTCGCGGTCACTGGGGCAACCGTtcccatctccgccgccgccgccggagccgcaggctcttcctccgcctcgtcgtcgaggtCTATCACCTCGCCGGGTGGAGGGACCCCAGGGGATACACCTTGTCCCGCAAGGTCGGCCGCGGAGGCAGAAGATGGACCCTGCCCCGTGCCCGGCTGTGGCACCCTTCCTCCAGTTGTCGTCGAGGTGGCCGTCTCCGTGGTGGGCTCCATGGCCTCCCCGACGACACCGCCGCTAGCTGCCGGTGGGGTCGCGGCTTGCCCCGCGGACATGGACGACACCCTcagcgccttcttcggcgccagcggcgggacgAAGTCCCGAGGGGCGGCGCTGTGAAGCAACAGCAACATCATCAAAAACGGCTTGGGAAGGAAAGAGATGCGCAAGGAATTTCCACTTACACTCCCTCAGCGCGAGGACGGCGGGCGCGTTTTGCCTCCGAacccgacgccgaccccggaGCATCTAgcagcggccgcttgccgctGCTCCTCTGCTCTTGGGGCGCAAGCAGAGGATCAGGGGTCGGCTCCGTCAACTCCCGAGGtgcgccccgcgccgacccctagGGCGCGGCCCAAGAGCTTTGCGGGGTCGAGTCCTGGGCGGGCGGTCCGCTCGGCTTGTCCCCCGCGGCCCTTTGCGGGCGCTACTCCCGGATGATGAGCGCGCCCGGCCGGGGGGGCCAAaacgaactcctcctcctcttcttcctcctcgtcttcctcctcctcatcgtcgtcatcgtcgtccgacacgaccaGGTCCCACCGTCGCCATCGTAACTCCTTGGCatccttccttttcttcctcgccATTTCCTTCTCCTTGCGCCTCTTCTGCCTCTCGGCCAAGGAAGcggttctgctgccgccgctcagcgtcctctggcaccggcAGGCGCGAGTCCATGACGTTGGCCATGTGGCCCTACAGACACGAAAATTTCGCGTCAGAGCAACGAACCAAGAAATGCAGGAGAAAAGAACGAGAGCACGAAGTCCTCACCAGCTTGACGAAATTCGTGTCCAGGCGCATTGGAG encodes the following:
- the LOC101759484 gene encoding uncharacterized protein LOC101759484, yielding MGKLDDVVVPGGQALQECSRGKSDFLRLEQGLWEWFSTERKRTGKLTAQVAAAQQVIDDLRRREQAAREDVRRAEDKFQAVIEKARLDLEEFQAAAEKAHLDAEELARLKGDYEALQKTVERIRRERQKALQDRDFEATWKVEAEKVAAEVRAKVSQHHMQV